A portion of the Oscillospiraceae bacterium genome contains these proteins:
- a CDS encoding MerR family transcriptional regulator, whose protein sequence is MNIKQASEQSGVSAPNIRFYEKEGLLTPARRQGNDYRDYTAGDVRTLKLIRMLRMLDVPLPTIKAVLRGEQPLQQALQAQQTVLEQQVAYLAAAMQFCADLARQQPQAETLDVDACLTRMEHPATQQGFFTGWLQDYCTLAQVQHQRHFSFIPEGSINTPQEFTAALQTYAKANGMQFSLEKEGMYPEFSLDGIPYKAYRNPGKYRDEICCDAVHPEQLDTGLPPRREKLLRIARIVLPPVCTFAAIMAAGWVVTGGAGWFWLAVLASGGMLLGRCMEKWL, encoded by the coding sequence ATGAACATCAAACAGGCTTCAGAGCAAAGCGGTGTGTCCGCCCCGAACATCCGCTTTTACGAAAAAGAAGGGCTTCTTACACCGGCACGCAGACAGGGCAATGACTACCGCGATTACACCGCCGGGGATGTCCGCACCCTCAAGCTCATCCGGATGCTGCGCATGCTGGATGTGCCGTTGCCCACCATCAAGGCGGTGCTGCGCGGGGAACAGCCCCTGCAGCAGGCGCTGCAAGCCCAGCAGACCGTGCTGGAGCAGCAGGTGGCGTATCTGGCAGCAGCCATGCAGTTTTGTGCCGACCTTGCCCGGCAGCAGCCGCAGGCAGAAACGCTGGACGTGGATGCCTGCCTGACCCGCATGGAACACCCCGCCACGCAGCAGGGCTTCTTTACGGGCTGGCTGCAGGATTACTGCACGCTGGCACAGGTGCAGCACCAGAGGCATTTTTCCTTTATCCCGGAGGGCAGCATCAACACCCCGCAGGAGTTCACAGCGGCCCTGCAGACCTATGCAAAGGCCAACGGGATGCAGTTCAGCCTTGAAAAAGAGGGAATGTACCCGGAGTTTTCGCTGGATGGCATTCCGTATAAAGCTTACCGCAATCCGGGCAAGTACCGGGACGAGATCTGCTGTGACGCCGTGCATCCCGAGCAGCTTGACACCGGGCTTCCACCCCGGCGGGAGAAGCTGCTGCGCATCGCGCGTATCGTGCTGCCACCGGTGTGCACCTTTGCCGCCATCATGGCGGCAGGGTGGGTAGTCACCGGCGGTGCCGGCTGGTTTTGGCTGGCGGTGCTGGCATCCGGCGGGATGCTGCTGGGGCGCTGCATGGAAAAGTGGCTGTAA
- a CDS encoding polysaccharide deacetylase, which translates to MRLSVPRLRRVLLGAGFLAGMAAAFAAGMCFPARSPAVCTQADLTVWPDAVPFSPAVSTVATAETQPNAALPEKWVCLTFDDGPSKTTPDVLSALNAAGVHGTFFVVATDYNEKYLPLLTEAASAGHQIALHSASHEYSDIYRSSEAYWADIALLKERIAPYVDAESIRYLRFPGGSTNTVSRRYGGKGLMKQLKAEVEQKGWQWVDWNVCAEDAVGGHPSADTIYRNVVRETGEQTHCIVLMHDSSTTRTTAEALPDIIRWYADNGYTFLTVAEALPLG; encoded by the coding sequence ATGCGTTTGTCTGTACCACGTCTGCGGCGGGTGCTTTTGGGGGCGGGGTTCCTTGCGGGTATGGCAGCTGCTTTTGCGGCCGGAATGTGTTTTCCGGCGCGCAGTCCGGCTGTCTGCACACAGGCGGATCTGACCGTCTGGCCGGATGCAGTGCCCTTCTCCCCTGCTGTGTCCACGGTGGCCACAGCGGAAACGCAGCCCAATGCCGCCTTGCCGGAAAAGTGGGTCTGTCTGACCTTTGATGATGGCCCCAGCAAGACCACGCCGGATGTTCTCTCAGCCCTGAATGCCGCCGGGGTGCACGGCACCTTTTTTGTGGTGGCTACCGACTACAACGAGAAATATCTGCCCCTGCTCACCGAAGCTGCATCCGCCGGGCACCAGATCGCACTGCACTCTGCCTCCCACGAATATAGCGACATCTACCGCAGCAGCGAAGCCTACTGGGCGGACATCGCCCTGCTGAAAGAGCGCATCGCGCCCTATGTGGACGCAGAGAGCATCCGTTATCTGCGCTTCCCAGGCGGCAGCACCAACACGGTAAGCCGCCGCTATGGTGGCAAGGGGCTGATGAAGCAGCTGAAAGCCGAAGTGGAACAAAAAGGCTGGCAATGGGTGGACTGGAACGTCTGCGCCGAGGACGCCGTGGGCGGCCACCCCAGTGCGGACACCATTTACCGCAACGTCGTGCGGGAGACCGGTGAGCAGACACATTGCATTGTTCTGATGCACGATTCCTCCACTACACGCACCACGGCAGAGGCCCTGCCGGACATTATCCGGTGGTATGCCGACAACGGCTACACGTTCCTGACTGTTGCCGAGGCGCTGCCGCTGGGGTGA
- a CDS encoding TIGR00730 family Rossman fold protein — protein sequence MKITVYLGASEGNDPALKTAVQELGRWIGQSGNALVYGGSRSGLMGLLADSVLAAGGQVTGVEPRFFVEQELQHNGLTELIVTENMAQRKAKMIELGDAFVAFPGGTGTLEEIAEVMSMASLRQLDAPCILYNLNGYYDSLKALLNEMICKGLSSAQRQAGIHFAADLAQIRALLESDTGIR from the coding sequence ATGAAGATCACAGTATATCTGGGAGCCAGCGAGGGCAATGACCCGGCGCTGAAAACAGCCGTGCAGGAGCTTGGCCGCTGGATCGGTCAGAGCGGCAACGCGCTGGTCTACGGCGGCTCCCGCAGCGGACTGATGGGTCTGCTGGCCGACAGCGTATTAGCCGCCGGCGGGCAGGTGACTGGGGTGGAACCGCGGTTCTTTGTGGAACAGGAGCTGCAGCACAACGGTCTGACCGAACTCATCGTCACGGAGAATATGGCCCAGCGCAAGGCGAAGATGATCGAGCTGGGCGATGCATTCGTGGCGTTTCCCGGCGGCACCGGGACGCTGGAAGAGATCGCAGAGGTCATGTCCATGGCGTCGCTCCGGCAGCTGGATGCGCCCTGCATCCTCTACAATCTCAACGGCTACTACGACAGCCTGAAAGCCTTGCTGAACGAGATGATCTGCAAGGGACTTTCCTCGGCCCAGCGGCAGGCAGGGATCCATTTTGCGGCAGACCTTGCCCAGATTCGTGCCCTGCTGGAATCAGATACTGGAATCAGATAA